One Persephonella hydrogeniphila DNA window includes the following coding sequences:
- the fliG gene encoding flagellar motor switch protein FliG: MPEEKKETANLKGPEKAAILLSLLPEEATVSIFKHLKEHEIEKLIKQIIATPPPQKEIAKQILEEAFESLKEIAPVKIAPDKLKKILEQALPPDKLEKLLAETLTVEEGKAIFRELEKMDPKFVANIIQNEHPQVIALILSQLKPVKAAEIIQYLPKRLGVTNVQEEVIKRIASIEKISSDMLKMVANTLEEELLTIGAGKEETLSGVDIAAEIVNVLPKELGQEILEEIRKENPSLADTIEEKMFKFEDIVKLDNRAIIEILKVVDKNDLLIALKGAPQEIMDKFLSNMSKRAAQMFLEDMEILGPVKKSEVENARKKIIATIKSLIEKGVIEYGAGEEMI; encoded by the coding sequence TTGCCTGAAGAAAAGAAAGAAACTGCTAATCTTAAGGGACCAGAGAAAGCAGCTATACTACTATCTCTACTGCCTGAAGAAGCAACAGTATCTATTTTTAAGCATCTGAAAGAGCATGAGATAGAAAAACTTATAAAACAGATTATAGCCACTCCGCCACCACAAAAAGAGATCGCAAAGCAGATATTAGAAGAAGCTTTTGAATCTTTAAAGGAGATAGCTCCTGTTAAAATAGCACCAGATAAGCTTAAAAAGATTTTAGAGCAGGCTCTTCCTCCTGACAAACTTGAGAAACTTCTTGCAGAAACATTAACTGTTGAGGAAGGAAAAGCTATATTCAGAGAGCTTGAGAAAATGGATCCTAAATTTGTTGCCAATATAATACAGAACGAGCATCCTCAGGTTATTGCGCTGATTCTTTCCCAGTTAAAACCTGTAAAAGCAGCAGAGATAATCCAGTATCTACCAAAAAGACTTGGTGTAACGAATGTTCAGGAAGAGGTGATAAAAAGAATAGCCTCTATAGAAAAGATATCCAGTGATATGCTCAAGATGGTAGCAAACACGCTTGAGGAAGAACTGCTTACTATCGGAGCAGGTAAAGAAGAAACATTAAGCGGTGTTGATATAGCTGCCGAAATTGTTAATGTACTTCCTAAGGAGCTCGGGCAAGAAATTCTCGAAGAGATTAGGAAGGAGAACCCTTCCCTTGCAGATACGATTGAAGAGAAGATGTTCAAGTTCGAAGATATTGTTAAGTTGGATAACAGAGCTATTATTGAAATACTGAAGGTCGTTGACAAGAATGACTTGTTAATCGCCCTTAAAGGAGCTCCTCAGGAGATTATGGACAAATTCTTATCGAATATGTCAAAAAGGGCTGCCCAGATGTTCCTTGAGGATATGGAAATATTGGGACCAGTAAAGAAATCGGAAGTTGAGAATGCAAGGAAAAAGATTATAGCAACGATAAAGAGCCTGATAGAAAAAGGAGTTATAGAGTACGGTGCAGGGGAAGAAATGATTTAG